One region of Faecalibacter bovis genomic DNA includes:
- a CDS encoding Gfo/Idh/MocA family protein, producing MKNFSILGYGHIGKVHEQAIRETENANLISIIDFNLPSDLDAVTYSTLESFLQEDTETDVVVIATPNGLHREHAIRCLKAGKNVFIEKPISLNVADAEEILAVANEKGLRVFSSMQLRFSPVVQYVKKLMENKALGKIHMVNVHCYWNRNRNYYKLREWHGTEEMDGGVLFTQFSHFVDIINFWFDEVKCLNSRSFNFSHVDVTEFDDSGYVDFIADEAVGHITYTTSVFNKNFESNITIIAEKGTIKIGDQYLNQMLYSDLKNVCCSNKVSTDQKNFHPEAIFEVSDALSRKNESILDGEFAVDLVRFISSATQFANENKLHQNNTYEISHS from the coding sequence ATGAAAAATTTTTCCATTCTTGGGTATGGACACATTGGTAAAGTTCATGAACAAGCAATTAGAGAGACAGAAAACGCGAATTTAATTTCGATTATCGATTTTAATTTACCTTCTGATCTTGATGCAGTAACATATTCTACATTAGAAAGCTTCTTACAGGAAGATACCGAAACTGATGTAGTTGTAATTGCGACACCTAATGGTTTGCACCGCGAACATGCTATCCGTTGCCTAAAGGCTGGAAAAAATGTTTTCATCGAAAAACCAATTTCTTTAAACGTTGCTGATGCTGAAGAAATTTTAGCTGTTGCAAACGAAAAAGGTTTACGTGTTTTCTCATCAATGCAATTACGATTTTCGCCAGTAGTACAATACGTAAAAAAGCTAATGGAAAATAAAGCTTTAGGTAAAATACACATGGTGAATGTACATTGTTATTGGAATCGTAATAGAAATTATTACAAATTAAGAGAATGGCACGGAACGGAAGAGATGGATGGTGGAGTTCTTTTCACTCAATTTTCTCACTTTGTGGATATTATTAATTTTTGGTTTGATGAGGTTAAATGCTTGAATTCAAGAAGTTTTAATTTTTCACATGTTGATGTAACTGAATTTGATGATAGTGGATATGTTGATTTTATCGCAGACGAAGCTGTTGGTCATATAACTTATACAACATCTGTATTTAATAAAAATTTCGAATCAAATATTACAATCATTGCTGAGAAAGGAACGATTAAGATAGGTGATCAATACCTAAATCAAATGCTTTACAGCGATCTTAAAAATGTTTGTTGTTCAAATAAAGTTTCTACAGATCAAAAGAACTTTCATCCAGAAGCAATTTTTGAGGTTTCTGATGCATTAAGCCGTAAAAATGAAAGTATCTTAGATGGTGAGTTTGCGGTTGATTTAGTAAGGTTTATTTCATCAGCTACTCAGTTTGCAAACGAAAATAAATTACATCAAAATAACACTTATGAAATTTCACACTCGTAA
- a CDS encoding DUF6909 family protein yields the protein MAISRARRSTDAIERLYISMRHLFHRGVYRVSGNPGKILRNLLFELEPEIYGSMTDPNKVELSGLMYVLDRLPEGIVETPFISFTADEGYDRSIFTPIIPAKRRRFCYRIDDDQMNIEISRGRSDIFDVLTHLTFLYNEADKIRNHAFDNQTLTKSRLWEIIEEIVLTKKELSRKEREVAIMHLSSILGRTFEETQATHEYFGTTDDPDKFFSIIYWMGMTSQADRIGVKKREITFTSTLRESIGHHVIGEKWANEIKRQLFKNGLQDKNIHIISANMHSVSNMLYAYDGLKRKYKADSVEIYEDLSAANNKLLRAELLDYVKKQGLIYIKDQSGTNIDVQIIDLSKVDLKNTAFSYAKAKDNEVIIVMDYAFGEQAFEAMDELLKPYKKPEANFKMNVKSVSIMGKAGILEGVKGDIMIATSHVFEGTTDNYFFDNELTAEDFKDSGLGVYEGPMISVLGTSLQNKDILEYFKNSSFQAVGLEMEGAHYHKAIQVASKIRHHIDKDVKVMYAYYASDNPLETGSTLASGGLGLTGVKPTYLITQKILEKIIK from the coding sequence ATGGCAATATCTAGAGCTAGAAGATCGACAGATGCGATCGAAAGGTTATATATTTCAATGCGCCACTTATTTCACCGTGGTGTTTATAGAGTATCAGGAAATCCTGGTAAAATTTTAAGAAACTTATTATTCGAATTAGAGCCAGAAATTTACGGTTCTATGACGGATCCAAATAAAGTAGAATTAAGCGGATTAATGTACGTATTAGATCGTTTGCCAGAAGGAATTGTGGAAACTCCATTTATTTCTTTTACAGCAGACGAAGGATACGATCGTTCAATTTTTACACCAATTATTCCTGCGAAAAGACGTCGTTTTTGTTATCGTATCGATGATGATCAGATGAATATCGAAATTTCGAGAGGTCGTTCTGATATTTTTGACGTTTTAACGCATTTAACGTTCTTATACAACGAAGCAGATAAAATTAGAAATCATGCATTTGATAATCAAACCTTAACAAAAAGCAGATTATGGGAGATTATCGAAGAAATTGTTTTAACTAAAAAAGAATTATCTCGAAAAGAACGTGAAGTTGCAATCATGCACTTATCTAGCATCTTAGGACGCACGTTTGAAGAAACTCAAGCAACACACGAATACTTTGGTACAACTGATGATCCAGACAAATTTTTCTCTATCATTTATTGGATGGGAATGACAAGTCAGGCGGATCGTATCGGAGTTAAAAAACGTGAAATTACTTTCACATCAACTTTACGCGAATCTATCGGACATCACGTAATTGGGGAAAAATGGGCGAATGAAATCAAACGTCAATTATTCAAGAATGGATTACAAGATAAAAATATTCATATCATCAGTGCTAATATGCACTCGGTATCGAATATGTTGTATGCTTATGATGGATTAAAACGTAAGTATAAAGCTGATTCTGTTGAAATTTACGAAGATTTAAGTGCTGCAAACAATAAATTATTAAGAGCAGAGTTACTTGATTATGTAAAGAAGCAAGGTTTAATTTACATCAAAGATCAATCAGGAACTAACATCGATGTTCAGATTATTGATTTATCAAAAGTAGATCTTAAAAATACAGCTTTCTCTTACGCAAAAGCAAAAGACAACGAAGTAATTATCGTGATGGATTACGCTTTTGGTGAGCAGGCTTTTGAGGCGATGGATGAGTTATTAAAACCATATAAAAAACCAGAAGCAAACTTTAAAATGAATGTGAAATCTGTGTCTATCATGGGTAAAGCAGGAATTTTAGAAGGAGTTAAAGGTGATATTATGATTGCTACTTCTCACGTATTTGAAGGGACAACTGATAATTATTTCTTTGATAATGAATTAACAGCTGAAGATTTTAAAGATTCAGGTTTAGGAGTTTACGAAGGACCAATGATTTCAGTTTTAGGAACTTCTTTACAGAATAAAGATATTTTAGAATATTTTAAAAACTCATCTTTCCAAGCAGTGGGATTAGAAATGGAAGGAGCGCATTACCATAAAGCAATTCAGGTAGCTTCTAAGATTCGTCACCATATTGATAAAGATGTAAAAGTAATGTATGCTTACTATGCTTCTGATAATCCATTAGAAACTGGAAGTACATTAGCATCAGGTGGTTTAGGATTAACAGGAGTTAAACCAACTTACTTGATTACACAAAAGATTTTAGAGAAAATCATCAAATAA
- a CDS encoding DUF3109 family protein: MFQIGKTLVSEELLNEEFVCNLNKCKGICCVEGDAGAPLDEDELSILDDIYEDVKPYLRPEGIEVIENEGKYTMDTDGDWVTPLVNNKECAYLVFEDNGFSKCGIEKAYEDGIIDYKKPISCHLYPVRVKEYSSFTAVNYHVWDICSDACTLGKELKVNVATFAKDSLVRKFGEDWYNELMLIQTELNKQKK; encoded by the coding sequence ATGTTCCAAATAGGAAAGACTTTGGTCTCTGAAGAATTGCTTAATGAAGAGTTTGTATGTAACTTGAATAAATGTAAAGGAATTTGTTGTGTAGAAGGTGATGCTGGAGCTCCTCTGGACGAAGATGAGTTATCTATTTTAGATGATATTTACGAAGATGTTAAACCTTATTTAAGACCTGAAGGAATTGAGGTCATTGAAAATGAAGGGAAATATACAATGGATACTGATGGAGATTGGGTTACGCCATTAGTAAACAACAAAGAATGTGCATATTTAGTTTTCGAAGACAATGGATTTTCTAAGTGTGGTATAGAAAAAGCATACGAAGACGGTATCATCGACTACAAAAAACCAATTTCTTGTCACTTATATCCTGTTCGTGTTAAGGAATATTCAAGTTTTACTGCTGTTAACTATCATGTTTGGGATATTTGTTCAGATGCTTGTACATTAGGGAAAGAATTAAAAGTAAACGTTGCTACGTTCGCAAAAGATTCTTTAGTACGAAAATTTGGAGAAGATTGGTATAATGAGTTAATGCTAATTCAAACTGAACTAAACAAACAAAAAAAGTAA
- a CDS encoding 1-deoxy-D-xylulose-5-phosphate synthase — translation MNKVIHKINHPKELRKLNLADLPDLAEDLREYILDTLSVKPGHLGASLGVIELTIALHYHFDTPNDLLIWDVGHQCYPHKILTGRRDRFESLRQKNGISGFPAREESEFDVFGTGHSSTSISAILGMATADQINGINRKHIAVIGDASITSGMSLEALNHLGSTDLDVIVILNNNSIGIDPSVGGLKNHFNQLIDNEHSIFEDFGLNFLGTVDGHDFDSLLNAFEIANKTKGPKVLHVKTIKGKGYEKAELDQVKWHAPGLFDKKTGEITSVKKSKSYQDVFGETMFDLLNQNDKIIAITPAMVTGSNLVKCQEHFPKRVIDVGIAEQHAVTFAAGLATQNTVPYCTIYSTFLQRAYDQVIHDVALQNLPVVFCIDRAGIVGSDGATHHGYFDISYLNSIPNIIIASPSNEKDFKNILYTAQFTEQPFAIRFPKESIETSEFTNEYEKIKIGKANKITEGNTIAILATGQFTTKIKELIQQHNLEEQVCLIDFPFIKPLDEQIIKILTLKYNVIATYEDGILNGGFGDAVLKILNQSNYKGSFKMNGYPDDFITHGTIEELYAEMELDKNSVLKFIQSYL, via the coding sequence ATGAATAAAGTCATCCATAAAATCAATCATCCTAAGGAACTTAGGAAACTGAATCTTGCAGATTTGCCTGATTTAGCAGAAGATTTACGCGAATATATTTTAGACACCCTAAGTGTAAAACCAGGCCATTTGGGCGCAAGTTTAGGTGTAATTGAGTTAACTATTGCGTTACATTATCACTTCGACACACCGAATGATTTATTAATTTGGGATGTTGGCCACCAATGTTATCCACACAAAATATTGACGGGTAGACGTGATCGTTTTGAATCGTTACGACAAAAGAATGGTATTTCTGGTTTTCCAGCTCGTGAAGAAAGCGAATTTGACGTTTTCGGAACTGGACATTCATCTACCTCTATCTCTGCGATTCTTGGTATGGCTACAGCCGATCAAATCAATGGAATTAACCGTAAACACATTGCAGTTATTGGCGACGCATCCATAACTTCTGGAATGAGTTTAGAAGCTTTAAATCATCTTGGTTCTACTGATTTGGATGTAATAGTGATTTTGAATAATAACTCGATCGGAATAGATCCTTCAGTTGGTGGTTTAAAAAATCATTTCAATCAATTAATTGACAATGAACATTCTATTTTTGAAGATTTTGGTTTGAATTTTCTTGGAACGGTTGACGGACATGATTTTGATTCATTATTAAATGCATTTGAAATTGCGAACAAAACCAAAGGTCCTAAAGTTTTACATGTAAAAACTATAAAAGGTAAAGGATACGAAAAAGCCGAATTAGATCAAGTGAAATGGCACGCGCCAGGTTTATTTGATAAAAAGACTGGTGAAATAACTTCTGTAAAAAAGAGCAAATCCTATCAAGATGTTTTTGGTGAAACCATGTTTGATTTATTAAATCAAAACGATAAAATTATTGCAATTACACCAGCTATGGTTACTGGAAGTAATTTAGTAAAATGCCAAGAACATTTCCCTAAACGCGTAATTGATGTAGGTATAGCTGAACAACATGCTGTTACATTTGCTGCAGGTTTGGCAACACAAAATACTGTTCCGTATTGTACAATATATTCTACTTTTTTACAACGCGCGTATGACCAAGTAATACACGATGTAGCGTTACAAAATCTACCCGTTGTTTTTTGTATTGATCGTGCTGGAATTGTTGGTTCTGATGGTGCAACGCATCACGGCTATTTTGATATTAGTTATTTAAATTCGATTCCGAATATAATTATTGCTTCACCAAGCAATGAAAAAGATTTCAAAAACATTCTATATACTGCTCAGTTTACTGAACAACCTTTTGCTATTCGTTTTCCAAAAGAAAGCATCGAAACAAGCGAATTTACCAATGAATATGAAAAAATCAAGATTGGTAAAGCAAATAAAATAACTGAAGGTAATACAATCGCAATACTTGCTACAGGGCAGTTTACAACTAAAATAAAAGAGTTGATACAACAACACAATCTTGAGGAACAAGTATGTTTAATTGACTTTCCTTTTATTAAACCATTAGACGAGCAAATCATTAAGATTTTAACTCTAAAATATAATGTTATCGCAACTTATGAAGATGGAATTCTAAATGGAGGTTTTGGCGATGCTGTTTTAAAAATTCTTAATCAATCCAATTACAAAGGAAGTTTTAAAATGAACGGTTATCCAGATGATTTCATAACACATGGTACGATTGAAGAACTTTACGCAGAAATGGAATTAGATAAAAATTCTGTCCTAAAATTCATACAATCTTATTTATAA
- a CDS encoding DUF4252 domain-containing protein: protein MNKIITLFVLLITISSCSAPKNMNEFYDKYDKQSTIIPLPKFAINLAKKNTDLKILEYINSAKVFIITDAGKAKQNSVMKNLTAATKGENYEQMVKLKVKKNNLNAAYLEDKDQINQLILGVNGLRKVLVIDSKVNLTKEQLEEALDNVDLSELEDILK from the coding sequence ATGAATAAAATTATTACGCTATTTGTGCTTTTAATCACTATTTCTTCTTGTTCTGCTCCAAAGAACATGAATGAATTTTATGATAAATATGACAAGCAATCAACTATAATTCCTTTGCCTAAATTTGCGATTAATCTTGCGAAGAAAAATACAGATTTAAAAATTTTAGAATACATAAATTCTGCTAAAGTTTTTATAATTACAGATGCTGGAAAGGCAAAACAAAATAGTGTAATGAAAAATTTAACTGCTGCTACAAAAGGTGAAAATTACGAGCAGATGGTTAAATTGAAAGTGAAGAAAAACAATCTGAATGCCGCTTATTTAGAAGATAAAGACCAAATCAATCAGTTAATTCTTGGTGTAAATGGATTACGCAAAGTTTTAGTAATTGATTCTAAAGTAAATTTAACAAAAGAGCAATTAGAAGAAGCTTTAGATAACGTCGATCTTTCTGAATTAGAAGATATCTTAAAATAG
- the rsmI gene encoding 16S rRNA (cytidine(1402)-2'-O)-methyltransferase has protein sequence MSGKLYLVPTPIGNLKDMTFRAVEILKESDVVLAEDTRNSGILLKHYEIETPMRSYHMHNEHQATEDIIRQLKDGQTISIITDAGTPGISDPGYLLAKECVANNIAIECLPGATAFVPALVVSGLPNNEFTFVGFIPVKKGRKSKLDSLIEEKKTMIFYESPHKIGRTLRDLAETFGNERKASLSREISKKFEETIRGTLIELAEIAEKRNLKGEMVLVVEGNQEK, from the coding sequence ATGAGTGGAAAATTGTATTTAGTACCTACGCCAATTGGAAATTTAAAGGACATGACTTTTAGAGCGGTTGAAATTCTAAAAGAGTCCGATGTTGTTTTAGCTGAAGATACGCGTAACAGTGGAATTCTTTTAAAACACTACGAAATTGAAACACCAATGCGTAGTTATCATATGCACAACGAGCATCAAGCTACTGAAGATATCATTAGACAATTGAAAGACGGACAAACTATTTCGATTATTACTGATGCCGGAACGCCTGGAATTTCAGATCCTGGTTATTTATTAGCAAAAGAATGTGTTGCGAATAATATTGCAATCGAGTGTTTACCTGGCGCTACAGCTTTTGTGCCTGCGTTGGTAGTTTCTGGTTTACCGAATAACGAGTTTACTTTTGTTGGGTTTATTCCAGTTAAAAAAGGAAGAAAATCGAAATTAGATAGCTTGATTGAAGAAAAGAAAACAATGATTTTCTACGAATCTCCACACAAGATCGGAAGAACTTTAAGAGATTTAGCTGAAACATTCGGGAATGAAAGAAAAGCGAGCTTATCTCGTGAAATTTCGAAAAAGTTTGAAGAAACTATACGAGGTACTTTAATTGAACTTGCTGAAATTGCCGAAAAACGAAATTTAAAAGGCGAAATGGTTTTAGTTGTTGAAGGAAATCAAGAGAAATAA
- the recJ gene encoding single-stranded-DNA-specific exonuclease RecJ, translating into MDKKWQIKEQPTAKVVESIRTALSVSETTAILLAQRGIIDFDKAKSFFNPSLEDLHNPFLMKDMDVAVSRIKWAIDNEENILIFGDYDVDGTTAVTLVYEFLSSIYSNVTYYIPDRNNEGYGISYQSIEHAVANNISLVIALDCGIKAHDQIEYANTKNIDYIICDHHLPDKSIPNAYAVLDPKRKGCLYPYKELSGCGVGFKLVQAYIKQFNLSVDILNPLLDLVAVSIAADIVPITGENRILAYAGLKRLNQTPRLGFEQMIPTNIKGNVNISNVVFSIAPKINAAGRIKHGSEAVRFMLSKNEEDCKKYLADINSLNNERKKLDIDTTEQALDQLKDIDQSKTFSTIVYHPEWNKGVIGIVASRLVDMFYKPTLVFTKNNEGELVASARSVQEYDMYNAIERNSDLLTQFGGHMAAAGLALKEENFEAFKKAFEATVREESQSKHFTPIIEIDKELSFNDITKSFLETVMRMAPFGPENMNPVFLSKNLIATDFRLVGKEHARLYVHQKNTRSTFPAIGFKLGKFGKKLQEGCTFDMVYTIGMNYWQGKGTWQLNIKDIRFDD; encoded by the coding sequence ATGGACAAAAAATGGCAAATAAAAGAGCAACCTACTGCGAAAGTTGTAGAAAGTATAAGGACCGCATTAAGCGTTTCCGAAACAACTGCTATTTTATTAGCTCAACGTGGAATTATTGATTTTGATAAGGCGAAATCATTTTTCAATCCATCTTTAGAAGATTTACATAACCCTTTTTTAATGAAAGATATGGATGTTGCCGTATCTAGAATTAAATGGGCTATAGATAACGAGGAGAATATCCTTATTTTTGGTGACTACGATGTAGATGGAACGACAGCGGTAACTTTGGTTTACGAATTTCTGTCCTCTATCTACTCGAATGTCACATACTACATACCAGATCGTAACAACGAAGGTTACGGAATTTCTTATCAAAGTATAGAGCACGCAGTTGCAAATAATATTTCTTTAGTAATAGCATTAGATTGTGGGATAAAAGCACATGATCAAATTGAGTATGCAAATACAAAAAATATAGATTATATCATTTGCGATCACCATTTACCAGATAAATCAATCCCAAATGCTTATGCGGTTTTAGACCCAAAGCGTAAAGGTTGTTTGTATCCTTATAAAGAACTTAGTGGTTGTGGTGTTGGTTTTAAATTGGTGCAAGCCTACATCAAACAATTTAATTTATCGGTAGATATTTTAAATCCTTTGTTAGATTTAGTTGCGGTAAGTATTGCAGCTGATATTGTTCCAATTACTGGTGAGAACAGAATATTAGCTTACGCAGGTTTAAAACGATTGAATCAGACTCCTCGTTTAGGGTTTGAACAGATGATTCCGACAAATATCAAAGGAAATGTAAACATCTCGAATGTTGTATTTTCTATTGCTCCAAAAATTAATGCAGCAGGTCGTATCAAACATGGATCCGAAGCTGTTCGTTTTATGTTGAGTAAAAATGAAGAGGATTGTAAAAAATATCTTGCAGATATTAACTCGTTAAATAACGAACGTAAAAAACTAGATATTGATACTACAGAGCAAGCCTTAGATCAATTAAAAGATATCGATCAATCCAAAACATTTTCTACTATTGTTTACCATCCAGAATGGAACAAAGGTGTAATTGGAATTGTCGCATCTCGTCTTGTTGATATGTTTTATAAACCTACATTGGTTTTTACGAAGAATAACGAAGGGGAATTGGTAGCGTCTGCTCGTTCAGTGCAAGAATATGATATGTATAATGCAATTGAAAGAAATTCAGATTTATTAACTCAATTTGGTGGTCATATGGCTGCTGCCGGATTAGCTTTAAAAGAAGAAAATTTCGAAGCGTTTAAGAAAGCATTTGAAGCAACTGTTCGTGAAGAAAGTCAGTCAAAACATTTTACACCAATTATTGAAATTGATAAGGAATTATCGTTTAATGATATTACAAAATCTTTCTTAGAAACGGTGATGCGTATGGCTCCTTTTGGACCAGAAAATATGAATCCTGTATTCTTATCAAAAAATTTAATCGCAACTGATTTTAGATTAGTTGGTAAAGAACATGCTCGTCTTTATGTGCATCAAAAAAATACGCGTTCTACTTTTCCAGCGATTGGTTTCAAATTAGGTAAATTCGGTAAAAAATTACAAGAAGGATGTACTTTTGATATGGTTTATACGATTGGCATGAACTATTGGCAAGGAAAAGGAACTTGGCAATTGAATATTAAGGACATTCGTTTTGATGATTAA
- a CDS encoding uroporphyrinogen-III synthase, which yields MKVKSILVSQPKPQVENSPYFEIEKRHKIKIDFRPFIQVVGVDGKDVRQQKIDFQRITAVIFTSRNAIDHFFRVAEELRIQVPDTMKYFCESEAIAFYLQKYIVYRKRKIYIGEKLFSDLVPLFKKHKDEKFLLPAADVIKPDVPKLLDSLNLDWQLATLFRTVSSDLSDLEDVKYDILVFFTPSGIISLFENFPDFVQENTRIAVFGKNTVAEAEKMGLRIDIEVPTKETPSMTMALDKYVKEVNKSK from the coding sequence ATGAAAGTTAAATCGATATTAGTATCACAACCTAAGCCACAGGTGGAAAATTCTCCTTACTTTGAGATTGAGAAACGCCACAAAATTAAAATTGATTTCCGTCCTTTTATCCAAGTAGTTGGAGTTGACGGTAAAGATGTTAGACAACAAAAGATAGACTTTCAAAGAATTACTGCAGTTATCTTTACAAGTCGTAATGCTATTGATCATTTTTTTAGAGTTGCTGAAGAACTACGAATTCAAGTCCCAGACACAATGAAATATTTCTGTGAGTCGGAAGCTATTGCTTTTTACTTACAAAAGTATATTGTTTACAGAAAGCGTAAAATTTATATTGGAGAGAAATTATTCTCAGACTTAGTTCCTTTATTTAAGAAACATAAAGACGAGAAATTTTTACTTCCAGCAGCAGATGTTATCAAACCAGATGTTCCAAAATTATTAGATAGTTTAAATTTAGATTGGCAATTAGCTACTTTATTTAGAACAGTATCAAGTGATTTATCTGATTTAGAAGATGTTAAATATGATATTTTAGTTTTCTTTACTCCATCAGGAATTATTTCATTATTCGAAAATTTCCCAGATTTCGTACAAGAAAATACAAGAATCGCTGTTTTCGGTAAAAATACTGTAGCCGAGGCGGAAAAGATGGGATTACGTATTGATATTGAGGTTCCGACAAAAGAAACTCCGTCAATGACAATGGCGTTAGATAAATATGTAAAAGAAGTAAATAAATCTAAATAG
- a CDS encoding DUF4271 domain-containing protein, with amino-acid sequence MKATELISIAKNTQTNDYILIILVICLLIVCASKYLFAKNFKTLKNKTEYLSFTDDNTTLFSLIINIMMIVLISTLLVAHFDVKILDYTLTLPLRIGLCFVLISAVMLIKLLIEMAFFRVFYQDNSISFFMKSSSYVNARNILILIVSCFLYFYSDLDSNIIMISWFILLCVNRIWEIYFRYSNQISINKSIWYYNILYLCTLEILPIMVLAKFLIIGKGI; translated from the coding sequence ATGAAAGCGACAGAATTAATTAGTATTGCTAAAAACACACAAACTAACGATTATATCCTGATCATCTTAGTGATTTGTTTATTAATTGTTTGTGCATCAAAGTATTTATTTGCGAAAAACTTTAAAACTTTAAAGAATAAAACGGAGTATTTAAGTTTTACAGATGATAATACAACGTTGTTTAGTTTGATCATCAACATTATGATGATTGTGTTAATTAGCACGCTTTTAGTTGCTCATTTCGATGTTAAGATCCTAGATTACACACTCACATTACCACTAAGAATTGGGCTTTGCTTTGTACTAATTTCTGCTGTAATGCTGATAAAATTATTAATAGAGATGGCTTTTTTCCGAGTTTTCTATCAAGATAATTCGATTTCCTTCTTCATGAAGAGTTCTAGTTATGTGAATGCCAGAAATATATTAATACTGATAGTCAGCTGTTTTCTTTACTTTTATTCTGATTTAGATAGCAATATAATAATGATTTCGTGGTTTATATTATTATGTGTTAATCGTATATGGGAAATCTATTTTAGATATTCAAATCAAATATCAATTAATAAGTCTATTTGGTATTACAATATTTTGTACCTTTGCACCCTAGAAATTTTACCAATAATGGTTTTAGCAAAATTCCTAATTATTGGTAAGGGAATCTAA
- a CDS encoding polyprenol monophosphomannose synthase has product MSDKLVIIPTYNEKENIQAIIKAVLAVDDTFDILIVDDSSPDGTGNLVRELFTESNGRLHLEVRTTKDGLGRAYVHGFKWALKNNYKYIFEMDADFSHNPNDLPRLYDALANGADVAVGSRYSNGVNVVNWPMERVLLSYFASKYVRVITNLPVHDATAGFVGYKAEVLETLGLDDIKFKGYGFQIEMKYKSWVKKFKIQEVPIIFTDRTLGESKISSDIIGEAVFGVISLRLRNMFGKL; this is encoded by the coding sequence ATGTCAGACAAATTAGTCATCATCCCGACATATAATGAAAAAGAAAATATACAAGCCATAATCAAAGCAGTTTTGGCAGTGGATGATACTTTTGATATTTTAATAGTTGATGACAGTTCTCCAGACGGTACTGGTAATTTAGTTCGTGAATTATTTACAGAAAGCAACGGGCGTTTACACTTGGAAGTGCGTACTACTAAAGACGGACTTGGAAGAGCGTATGTACATGGTTTTAAATGGGCTTTAAAAAATAATTACAAGTACATTTTTGAAATGGATGCTGATTTCTCGCATAATCCTAACGATTTACCTCGTTTATACGATGCATTAGCAAACGGTGCTGACGTTGCTGTTGGTTCTCGTTATAGTAATGGTGTAAATGTTGTAAACTGGCCAATGGAACGAGTTTTATTGTCTTATTTTGCTTCCAAATATGTACGTGTCATTACCAATCTTCCTGTACATGATGCTACTGCTGGTTTTGTAGGTTATAAAGCTGAAGTTTTAGAAACGTTAGGTTTAGATGATATTAAATTTAAAGGATATGGCTTTCAGATAGAAATGAAATACAAATCTTGGGTGAAGAAATTTAAAATTCAGGAAGTTCCTATTATCTTTACTGACAGAACTTTAGGAGAATCTAAAATTAGTTCAGACATTATAGGCGAAGCTGTATTTGGAGTTATATCTTTAAGATTACGAAACATGTTTGGCAAACTATGA
- a CDS encoding DUF4296 domain-containing protein, whose amino-acid sequence MKKIAYIFIILISIVSCSKPYAQKPDDLLSKSEMRDILVDIYTSQQMMNSIQSQSPNQVLDVAKNTMYIFDQHETTHKIFEDSYKYYYTQTGAYQKILDDVIDELKNRLSEEELKKYEEIQAQGQQPQ is encoded by the coding sequence ATGAAAAAGATAGCTTACATTTTTATTATACTTATTAGCATTGTATCGTGCAGTAAACCTTACGCACAGAAACCAGATGATTTATTAAGTAAATCTGAAATGCGTGATATTTTGGTTGATATTTACACAAGTCAACAAATGATGAATTCAATTCAGAGTCAATCACCAAATCAAGTTTTAGATGTTGCAAAAAATACGATGTATATTTTTGATCAACATGAAACTACTCACAAAATTTTCGAGGACAGTTATAAATACTACTATACTCAAACTGGTGCGTATCAGAAAATTTTAGATGATGTGATTGATGAATTAAAAAATCGATTATCTGAAGAAGAATTAAAAAAATACGAAGAGATTCAAGCCCAAGGGCAACAACCTCAATAA